The following is a genomic window from Halichoerus grypus chromosome 13, mHalGry1.hap1.1, whole genome shotgun sequence.
CCCCGGAGACTTTTGAGTTGCTCTGTGGGTATCACAAAACCTGAAACCCAATCCGTATATCCTGGGCTTTGGGGAAGTGGGACCATGGGTGCGCGGGTTATTTTTAGCAGTCGTTGGGAGTAGAGCCAAAGCTCCCAGAGATACAAAAAGTATTGAGAATCGCCCGATCGGCTGTTGGAATTAGCCATTAAACAAAACAGTCAGTAACTGAACACTGGGGACTTTCTTGAACTCCATTTGGGTGGGAGGCCTTCCAGTGTGCGTGTCAGCCCCGAACTAGGACAGAAAGGTAGAGAGTTGAAACACAGCGGGCCAGGGACAAAGCAGCTGATAAAAGCACTCTCCTCTCCGCCCTTTGTCTGGGAGTTTCGCCTCGTCTCAGACTCACTTCCTTTCTTTGTCACCGCACTCTATTCCAATGCTGTCCTGCCTGGTCGGATTTACTAACTAGCAGAAGAGAAACCCCAAGGGAGGCCCCGGGCTTGCGTTCCGTAATGAATCTGATCCAGGTACTCAATGCTGTCTGGTACACAAAGGAATCTTGTTCTATGGATTGAAAGCAGAAATAAGGGAAGGGACATTTTGGACATTGACTCGGGTCTCATTCACTTAATCATTTACAGGGGAGCGGATTCTTTGTTGTAGCAATTTCAGAAAAGTGCTGGtgtttatcatttatcttttccCGAGTGTACTTCCGAAAGACTTGACACACAATAAACAAAACCAGTTTCCTAAAGCGCCACTTTCCCTGGCGTGCTCTGTTTCAAAATCGAGCCCTTCACAGCCACGGAGCATCTCACCAACACCACGTTAATTGTCACCCCCCTGGGACTGACACGCATCCTGAATGCCATACTTTTCGGAAAGAAGTTACGAGTTTAGACCATCACGTCCATCACAGAATTGAGAACGAGCATTGGCATCAGGCTTGGAAAAGtacatttcattatatttattttccatagaGAGAGAGGTTAAGAATATGGTATTGTCGTTCTAAAGATGACCAGGATCCTCTCAGGACCAGCTAAACCGATTACTCAGAGAGAGACCCGTAAGATAACAGAAATGTACATATTCACAAGGCAGCGGCGCCCACTAGCCTGCGTCTGCAGTAAGCATCCTCAGAGCTTGTTAGAGACCGGCGTGGGCGCGTAGAAGTTAGCAGCCAGAACTGGCGGGACGAAAGGTAAACGAGCTGAGAGCAAACCTGCTGAAATTATTTGGTGCCTGATTAAGCAGCTTCGGGCTGAGGGCGCTGGCTGAGGTATATACCAACCACTTCCTACCTGGGTTAGAGACCAGTGGCCCTCAGCTGGAATTTACAGGATTTCAGATGGTGAAAGCAGCTATTTAGAGCCTCAAAGGAAGCAGTTGTTAAAAAGGGCAGTACTTCTGTTTTTAGCACCTACATCATCCTGGATCAAGAAGCATGAAGTGAGGGGCACGTTCATCGTTCCCATAATCCTCCCGAGTGACAGGAATTTTGCTAAAAATCAGTCTCATGCCTTCAAAGGTATTCAACAAAAgctctttccagaattttttcttttttttcccctctgaccTTTAAGCCTGTGCAGGGTGGGCGGAGAAGGGCTTGTTCACCCATTTTCCAGGTAAGAAAACAGGCCCACACTGTGACTTGTCCCGATTGGCACGGGGAGGTCACCCATCTTTGAAAAGAGCTAACACCTGTCAGCTCGTTCTGCCTTCCTCCCCTGGAAGAAAGCAAAGGCCCGTGGGATTCACCACGTCCTGGTAGCTGTTGCTCTCTATACCATTCATTGTTGACTAGACATTTCAGCCTTCTGCCACGTCTGGAGTAGCTATTTAAATCTGACGGTTAAatactgctttctcttttaagCATCTTCTCTCTGACTGGActctaagctccatgaagacGGAGGCGCCCTCTCTCCCGCCTCGCATCGCTCCCTACGCCTCGTGTGGTATTTTGAACCACGCCGGCACTTTCATAAAAAATCCGTCGATTCGAACGTTCCAGGGATGAGCACCACTTGGATCATGTTATTGGCAGTGCGTCTGAGGGAACAGATGTTCCTATTCAAATCCATGAAActggaaacattaaaaaacaacaatcatGACATTGATTGATAGTGATATTTACTGTGTCAGACCGTGTAAGCTCGGCTATAAAATCGACTTGCATACTGTCGTCTTTACATTTGGATTTCCGAGATTCTCAAACGTTTAAATAATGTCGCTGGACTCAGATCCTAATCCTTATTTGATGCACTGTTTAGTGTTTCTTTATCGAATTACAGCCCTGTTCTTCGGAATGTCACCCTGCCTGAGAAAGCAGCACCTCTGGGTGCTTCGAAGATATTTTTGGTTACAACAAAATATTGATCAGCTGGGAGGGCGCACGCGGCGAAGACCAGGGGAGGTGCCCCGAGGCCGCAGAGGGCCGTGCTATCCTAAATACCCCACGGGACGGCTGGGTGGCCCTCGTTGGAACCGGTTTATATAAGGTTGTCCCAGAACCTTTAGTGTAATCCTGAGCGCGAACGCACCTTCCTGaaaggctgtcttttttttttctccgaCTCAGGGCACGGACGGCAGTGCTCCCGCATGAGTCCCTCGGCCGGCTTCCGCTGGCCTGCAGCCCTGGCCAGAATCTGCGCCGCGCCGCGGGGCCTCCGGCCTCGGGAGAAGCGGGCGCTGCTCGCCCCGCCGGCGGCGGTCCCCACGGTCCAGGCGGCGGGCAGGAAGGACCGCCCCGCTCCGCCTCCCCTGGATGAGACGGAACTTGAAGAGCAGTTTGTGAAAGGGCACGGCCCCGGGGGCCAGGCCACCAACAAAACCAGCAACTGTGTGGTGCTGAAGCACGTCCCCTCGGGCATCGTCGTCAAGGTAGACAGACGTCCCCTCTTTGGTAAACGTCAGTGACACCTGCTCCTTCGGGCACAGCCTTCCCAGCCCTCAGGATAAAAATGCGACGCGGGGCTGCCTGGAGGCGGCTTCCTTTACCTGGAAACCAGTCTCTGATCAGAGTATCCCCAGCTCTCAACACGAGCCCCTGGGAGGTACTGAAATGCTGTCTCCCGTTTCCTGGTTAGTAGGGGCCCCGCTGGCTCTCAGTGCAGTCCCTGCTGAGTCGCCAGAGGGCCCTGAGAAGGGGCAGCAAGGCAGGCTTTCCATATACCAACGACAGGGCAGGCCCCGGTGGGCGCAGCGCCGCACGCGGTCAGTCGTCACCCTCGCAAGCCCTTACGCCTTGTCTTCCTCGTGGTGCAGGTGTGGaatcaggcacagagaggttaggtaacttgcccgaGATCCTACAGCGGCAGGCGTCAACCCAGACCAAGCCCAAGTCTGTGCTCCCAACAACTGTTCTTCACTGCCAAGGTTTTGAGCCAAGAGCCTATCAGTTAAAGCCTCaatcacttttcttttcctctttgagaAAAAGCGTCATTCATGAGCCACACATGAAATTCTGAAACCTGACAGGACTTTTGTTTAACTGTTTTATACACGTACTGCAGATTTGCTTTCAGTACTCTTCTCTCGCTCTAATTTCACAGAATTGTTTTTCAAATAGCTTTGCAAGGCACTCGCCCTTAATAACTCAGGGATGACATAATCAACGATATGGTTGACTAATAATAAAGATGGTATCTCCCTCCCTGAGAcagattttatgtttataaatggTGCAGACAGAGGGCTTGTTCCCTGGCCACAAGCTTAGACATATcaattgatattttcaaaattatctggGGACTTTAAGTTCTCTGAAGGCCATCATTGCTTCCGAACAAAGCAACACTCTTAATTATAAAACCATCACCGAGAAAGCCACGTAATACAGCCGGGGGGTGGGACGAGCTGAAGGCtgagaagaggcaggaaggagggcatGTGGGCTTGGCTCTGTCATGGACTCACTGGGATTCTTGACCAGTGGCCTTGCCTCTCGGGCCTGTCCCCATCTATAGAGCAAATGGGTTGAATTCCACAATTTGAGATCCTGTCCAGAACAAACTTtttcacattataaaatattatctctTGCAGTGCCATCAGACAAGATCGGTTGATCAGAACAGAAAGCTCGCTCGGAAAATCCTACAAGAGAAAGTGGATATTTTCTACAATGGTGAAAACAGTCttctttacaaagaaaaacaggaggcagagaggaaaaagcaagagaggaaaaaaagagcaaaggaaacccTAGAAAAAAAGAAGCTCCTGAAAGAACTCTGGGAATCCAGTAAAAACGTCCACTGAGAAAGAATCGAAGATGCTTTTCTGTTGTTgtcttgttgtttttaagatctctacatccaacgtggggctttaactcacaaTCCTGATCCCGAGataagagtcacacgctcttctgactgagccagccaggcaccccggaaaGAATCGCAGATTCTAACTAAAGAACCTGCCagatgcagggcgcctgggtggctcagtcagttaagcgtccgacggttgatttcagctcaggtcatgatctcaaggtcatgggatcgagccccacgtcaggctgggcatggagcctgcttgagattctctctccctctccctctgcctccacacacccccccccgccccccgcgccacTCTTGCttgcacactccctctctctgaaaaagtaaaaattttaaaaaaagaacctgc
Proteins encoded in this region:
- the MTRFR gene encoding mitochondrial translation release factor in rescue; this translates as MSPSAGFRWPAALARICAAPRGLRPREKRALLAPPAAVPTVQAAGRKDRPAPPPLDETELEEQFVKGHGPGGQATNKTSNCVVLKHVPSGIVVKCHQTRSVDQNRKLARKILQEKVDIFYNGENSLLYKEKQEAERKKQERKKRAKETLEKKKLLKELWESSKNVH